The genomic segment AAAGAATTTCTACCTGATGCAGCACTAGTCAGAAAACTTAAACATGTGTTATCCAAGTTAACTTTTCTGCAAGAAGCTAGGCTTGTTGGGTGGCAATTTGATGACAATGATCTCAGTCTTATTAAAGGTGCTTTTAAACTAGTAACTGCTTAAATAAAGGGTACCCAAAGCCATTAGGTGCTCTGGGACCCCATTACTTTAAGCCtggtagttaaaaaaaatcttgcaaaagGATGCCAAAGAAGGAAgtggaaagaaatttaattagaTACATGCAATAGTTTTGTGTCTTAGCTCTCCTGCTAGGGCTATCAGCTCCTTGAAGGAACTCTTGTTCATCTTTGGGTTACTTTTGGTCTGGGTTACACCAACTGGTATACTGAATGCATATTAACTTAgtatagtgcctggcatgtaacagattctcaacaaatatttgctgaatatgagataataaatagcTACTGAATAAAGAAACAAGGATTATTTAAAATCAGAGAGAAAACTCCATATATGTTCTTTAATCCAAACAGTTTAATTCAAACAATCTGGAatgtaaaaagcattttctcatatTAGAAGGAGATCAGACTCCCAAAAAAGATCAGCATTCTTTAGTAAAGCAAAAATTGGCAGTTAACAAACAGCTAAATCAGAGGCTTAAAATTCAGGTCCTCTCTAGTATCTGCTAAGTTATGTGTAATTCCAAACATGACATTAGAGattaaagaagaaagggaaaatgttTCCCTTCTTTTGTACTTTATATAAATTAAGGGTACCCTGCCCTAATCTTTTTTTCCAACACTTCCCCAAATAACCCTTCCCTACAAAGAAAGAAGTCTAAGAAAACTCTCTAAACATATTTAAGTAGAAGCAAGcctgaaaaaaacacaaaaacctaaATGGTGTTAGCCTGTGGTTCACCTATTTTCATGGCACCTCAAATTAATGGCTTGGGTGTTGGTGTAGGAACACTTGGCCTGTATATTGAGGTAGTCACTAGAAAAAATTCTGGGCACAACATCTGTTTAGCAATTGAGgacatataaatatgttattcaTAACGTTTTGAAGCTGATATTTTACAGATCAACTAATTATTCCTCTCCCTAACTTTACAGATGAGCAAGCGCAAATGATTTGCCCATGGGTTACAAAACTACTTCCTTACACAGTGGCAGCATCAGAACTGAAATTCAGGCCTTTTGCCTCCTAGTGCAGTGTTTTTCCCATTACAATACAGTGACTTTGTAAAGCAGGGTTAATTACACTTCACGGAGTTTACATCTACATCTTAAACAAACTATGGGCCAAATACTCAAATTGAACTTTCTTTGTCTAGCTTCCAGTGATTCGGTGGCAAGATTTACTAGTGAGGCTACTGCCTATAGGCCTATGCTGGGTGAGTTCCTTATTTTTATATCCAGAAGTTAGTCAGAGCTTGGCCAAGTAAGACTTCTGTATACAATAATGCATGGGCCAATGTCTCCTGTAACACCTTACTCACATTCAGGAAGCAGGGCCAATTCTTTCATAACCCACAGGTAACTGTCCTTTCTCAAACAGTGTAGGTGTGTATTAAAGCACCTTTGGTGGGATAGCTGCACAGGTGTTGCTTCGATTGGTGTTGAGGAAGTAGGCATAAAACCTCATACAGAACTGCGTTTGGTACCTGAACACTTTAAAATCCCATGGGGAAGACATGCATGGGATGGCAGCACATACCTCTTAACCATAACTCAGGACATGGCAGTTCAGATTTCATGCATGACCCTAATTCACACTTAGATGAGATCAATGAAGGAAAAATCATCCTGTAATAGTAGACCAATAACAGACACAGGAATAGTTAGAGAACATAAGACAAAGGACAAGAAACAGGTTGCCTTACTACATTTTACAAAGTATCATTTTCCCCAGTAGTCAAGGTAGTAGCATGGGCTGTATTTCTTCAGCAGGTCACATGCCTGAACAGCGTTGCAGATGTCAAAGACAGTGACCAAATCCTCACTAAGAAAAAGGTATTTAGGATATGGACACTTATACTACAGATGACAATTCTGCTTGACAGAGATGGCTTCTTGAATGTTTTTAATCCACGGTGAAGAAAGTGTTGCTCCTATTTGAAAGCAGATGAGTTGACTGAAGAAACTGTTGCAgattatagaaaaacaaaaatcttctctAGATAGCTGGCTGATGGCTGGGAAAGTCATATATCTCCAGGAGCACTGGATTTCGGGAAAGTTGAGTCCACTCTCAAAATCcctttttaaaactgttatagaatgcataataaaataaaacaataacaaaaaaccctCATAGGTCATGTGTGACTACTGCTTGTTCTACTTTTTGCAAGTAATACTAGCCACATTAGAAAGTTCTTAAACTCTGCATttggggctgagcatggtggctcatgcctgtgatcccagcactttgggaggctgaggcgggtggatcacctgaggtcaggagttcaagaccagtctgaccaacatggagaaactccgtctctactaaaaatacaaaaatttagctggatgtggtggtgcatgcctgtaatcccagctactcagaggcttaggcagaagaatcacttgaacctatgaggcagaggttgcggtgagccgagatcgtgccattgcactccagcctgggcaataagagcgaaattccatctcaaaaaatgaaaaaacccacaaaactctGCATTTGGAAAACAACGAAAAAACAACATAATCTACATAATTCTTATACTTCACTACAGTTAACAATTTCCTATTTttgacaaagcaaaacaaaagccagAAACTGCCCACTGCAGACCCAATAATGCTATATTCTATAATCTAAGGTCCATTATGCTTTGATAATATTATACTATGTATACTCAAATTCTTTGTGTAACTTGAAAAGACATCGAATTCCGTAATATATATTGAACTCCATGTGTTTTGGTAATATACTTgatatattttgttaataaaataaattaaaaagtcaatCAATGAAAATGTGGCAGAAAAGATAAATTCATTATGTCAGTATTTGATTAAATGTAATACAGAAAATTTGGATTCTTTCACTGCATATCACCAAAAATTGGGTATCACTTATTAAACACTGAGAGACATGGACTATTTACAAAtgtactaaaatttttaaatgagagaaactttaacaaaaatcttgatgatttaaaaattcaaattgtgCTACATAGTCTGTATTCCAAAATTGCTGCTAAAAAGTTTGCTTTTAGTTTACAAGACATAATTCAGAAGAACCTCAAAGAAAAATGTAGCAATTAAGTTTGGAAAAGCTATAAAAGAGACTTTTAcattttgaatagacatttttcccttttccaaaaTGTTCATTAGTCAAGAAGCATGTTTATAAATTTCACTAAAGaaaacagccaggtgcagtgggctcacacccaatcccagcactttgggaggctaaggcgggtggatcacaaggtcaggagtttgagaccagattggccaacatggtaaaacaccccatatctctactaaaaatacaaaaaatagccaggcgtggtggcagtcacctgtaatcacagctactcgggaagctgaggcaggagaatcgcttgaacctggaaggcagagggtggcggtgagcccagatggcaccactgcactccagcctgggtgacagagtgagacaccatctcaaaaaactaaacaaaaactaAGGAAACCTTAATAAACTATTGccttaaattaataataatggattggctgggcacaatgcagagcaagactcgtctcaggaaaaaaaaaaagagaaacatatcGTATTCTTAGTGATGTGACAGATCCACTCTATCAAGTGGCTTTTATAAAGGTAAGGTCATATCACACTGCAGTCAACTACAAAACCAaagataccaaaattcaaatttaaagaaACGTATTTCTAAAGGAAGCCTATTTAAAGACTTTAACATTTATGAGGATTTCACTGTCACAAgtacattttacaaaaatatagtttCATAGGTTTCATGAAATGTGAACAAGCTTACTGTTATCTAACATCTAGAGTAAATGATTAAACAGTCAATGCAAAGTTGGATTACTAAATAAATTGGAAGCCACACAGTCaatatttctcataaaaataagTTAGAGTCCATCATGGTCTTGGTTGTCCAATTCTATTAGTTCCATATCTACTTGGTATATTTGTAAAACCAGTCCTCAATCCTTGAGTTGCTCCAATTCCTGGAACTCCAAGTCCTTGATTAAGCATGCTGCTATAAGGTGTGTGTCCATGATTAAGACCAAAACCATAAGGCCTTGTTTGTGTGTTTAGAAGAATAACTGGGTTCACATTTTTCCCAGGAGTGTTAAATGAAAATTCTGGAGGTGGACTACTAGGTTTAGCAGGAGTTGATGTAACTGGGTTCAAATCATCAGTACCCTTTAAAAGAGGCATTGGGATTATGTGATGATCTGAAAAATTGAGGACATTGGCTGCAACAGGCACAGACAATAAGGCAGGCCTAATCCAGTCATCCTTGAAAATTTGAACAGTCAGAGTAGATACCAGAGTGTACAGTCTGTTGGTCACATGAGCAAGAACCATTTGTTCATTTGCATCTCGTCGAATTCTTACATGCACTGATCCAGCCTAAAAGGGGcaaaatcataagaaagagatTGCTTAGAATTATAAGGAAAATTCcattagaaacaaatattttatttatgatttggTAAGTTCTTGGtattttatctgaaagaaaaaGCTTAATGTTATTTCTTAAAGAGTACTTGCTGGTGATGATCATTACAATGagttaaagaaataatttgtgaCTCTTTACAATACCAAAAAGGAAAATCCATGTACAATCAAGATAGCATGTAATGATACaaggaagaatataaatgaagcaTAAGAAAAATACAGTGGAAGAGCCGAAAAGGCAGGTATTTCAAAAAGTGGAGACGGGCATTCCACACTGAGGgaaaagcaattaaaatgtaTGGCATACTTGATAAGAATAAGCAATAATACTAATATATAAAGAAgtcctggctgggctcagtggctcacatctgtaatcgcagcacttagagaggctgaggtgggcagatcacctgaggtcaggagtttgagaccagcctggccaacatgttgaaaccatgtctccactaaaaatacaaaaaactagccaggcgtagtgatgcatgcctgtaatcccagatattcgggaggctgaggcaggagaactgcttgaacccgggaggtggaggttgcagtgagccgagatcacaccactgcactccagcctgagtgacagagtgagatcctgtcttgaatttagaaaaaaagaaaaaagaaaaaaaaaagaaatttttcaggggcagaagaagaagagaaaagagggagagaaggaaaagaggaaggaaaaagagagggagaaacagaggaaaggaagaagaaaaatgataggtAAGTAATAAGGTTAAAAAGAGGCTACCAGACGACTCTAAAGTGATAAGGAGCTTTTATTTAACAGCAGCaaccaaacagaaataaaataatcagaattcagaaaaacTGTAGGTATGGATGACTAGTAATCAGGTAGGAAAAAACTGCAACAATCTAGATTAGAAATGAGGAGagctgccaggcgcggtggctcatgcctgtaattccagcactttgggagaccaaggcaggtggatcacctgaggtcacgagttcaaaaccagcctggccaacatagtgaaactccatctctactaaaaatacaaaaattatctgggcatggtggcatgcacctgtaatcccaactacttgggaggctgaggcaggagaattgcttgaacccgggaaatggacattgcagtgagcagagatcatgccactgcactccagtctgggtgacagagcaagacttggtcttaaaaaacaaaagaaaacaaaacaaaagaaatgaggaGAGCTGAACTAGAACAATAGTGGAATCAAAGAGGGACAAATAGATAACATCATATTCCAGGGGCAGAAATGGAAGGACTTGATACCCAACTGGAAATAAAGGATGAGGGAGATTGACTCATCAAAGATGACCTCAGGGTTTCTAAGGGATAGAGAGCACCAGGCATTACAATGAGGGTTAGAAGTACATTTGTTAACTTGAAGAAGTGTTTACCATAAATTATggggtttttaaaattaactttttttgttttctttgaaaagatgaggtctcaccatgttgctcaggctggtcttgaactcctaggttcaagcaatctgcctgcctcaggctcccacagggctgggattacaggtgtaagccaccatgcctggcctataaacTGTTTTTAAAGTAGATAATACAATAGTAGGTACAGCAAATGATCCTGTtttggtacacacacacacacacacacacacacacacacacacctgctacAATCCcgcagtctgagcaacatggtgaaaccccatctctaccaaaaaaaaaaaaagctgggtatggtggcacatgtctgtagtcccggctactcagctactcaggaggctgaggtgggagaattgcctgaacccaggaggtggaggttgcggtgagctgagatcgcaccattgcactccagcctgggtaacgagcaaaactccatctcaaaaaaaaaaaaaaaagaaagaaaataaaggaaagaatgatTAAAAATGAACTGTAAGACTAAAGTGTATAGTTCTAAAAGGCATTCTAGCAGGCAATTTGGAAATTTGcatcaaaaaccataaaaaagatgaatattttctgatttacaaaaacttctaaaaattaGTCTTAAGAAAtaatcacaaatatttaaaaagtttatccCTAAAAATGTTTatcccaggccaggtgcagtggctcattcttgtaatcccagcactttgggaggctgagacgggcagatcaggaggtcaggagatcaacaccatcctggctaacacagtgaaaccttgtctctactaaaaatacaaaaaattagctgggcgtggtggcacatgcctatacctagctacttgagaggctcaggcaggagaatcgcttgaacccaggaggtggagtttgcagtgagccgagattatgccattgcactccagcctgggcaacagtgtgagactccatctcaaaaacaaaaacaaaaccaaaaatgaacaaaaaaagttTATCCCAGACCTGTTAATAtaggaaaaatagaagagaattcTAAATACTCATTAAGggactgatgaaagaaattatggcatatttatataatgtaaaaCTAAGAAAACAAGCTATAAGACCTTCAAGGTAACATAATCTGTGCAGCACGAAGCAACAGTACATCTGACTGACCTAAAAACCTCAAAGCAGCTAACAAGATTTACTGGAAGTCTAGGAAAGCCAATATGAGAAAGGCAGCTGAAACTGAGAGTAGTTTTGCACATTTCAACAGTGGGCAAATATACTGGGTCTGCAATAAGGGCTGGAATAGTCTGAGCACTATGAGTTCCTGAAAGTAACTAAGCAAAGCTCCTCTCTAGAAAAAGCCCTATAACAAGAAGAAACAATGGGAAGAAACTCCAAACTGAGTAGTACAGTTGAGACAAAGGATAGAAGAGGTTCAGATAAAAATGTaaggcagggccaggcacagtggctcgtgcctagaatcccaacactttggcaggccaaagcAGTaaaattgcttaaggccaggagttcaagaccagcctgggcaacacagcaagactcagtttctacaagtaaaataaaaaaacatcagctgggcatggtggcgtgtacttgtaatcccagctactgggaaggttgaggtaggaggatcacttgagcccagaagtctgagacTACAGTGAACTGTATCTATACCattcactcaagcctgggtgagagggcaaagctctgtctcttaaaaacaacaacaacaacgataggccaggcacagtggctcacacctgtaaccccagcactttggaagcctgagacAAGTGATCACCtcagttcagaagtttgagactggcctggccaacatggtgaaaccccagctctaccaaaaaactacaaaacttagccaggcatggtggcatgcacctgtagtcccagattctggggagactgaggtgaaaggatcacttgaacctgggaggtagaggttacagtgagctgagatcacaccactgcactcactccagcctgggcgacagagaccctgtctcaaaaaaaaaaaaaaaaaaagtgaaaatggcAGAGAGGAACAGAGCCAGAAtaaaaaactttcttcttttacAAAATCATCAGAAGGTGGAGCTCTAGACTCATACACACTACCCTAAACCACTCCTAATTTTAAAGTTCAGAAAAactaatttcacataaaaatgagCAATAGAAAAGAACAGAGGGTCAAATCCCACACAAAGTTatgtaagaaaagaagaaactataaAACTGATTACAAAAGATCACAAGACAGATAAAACTACATGTGAGATAAAAACTATAACCTACTTCTTCAAAACCAGTCAAAAGATTAAAACAAGAACATAAATCAGAATTAGAAAACCTCAGAAATGAGATGACAATtataatacaagaaaaaagaTCACTTTAGAAATAAAGACTTAgccataataaataaaaacataagtaaaCATACAGGTATACTTTACGAgacataaaagttttttaaaaaatcaaaaggaaattgaGAGGAGGTAAGAATTTGagagaaaataacaacaaaaaaggaaggcAAAGATCCAACATGGACATAACAAaagtttccaaaaaagaaaaccaggctggggcatggtggctcatgcctgtaatcccaagcactttgggaggcgaaggcaggtggatcacctgaggtcaggagatcgagaccagcctggccaacaaggtgaaaccctctctactaaaaatacaaaaattagctaggcgtggtggtacatgcttgtaataccagctactcaggaggctgaggcaggagaattgcttgaatccaggaggcagaggttgcagtgagccgagattgtgccactgcactccagcttaggcgacaAGAGTGGAAttccatcaaaaaacaaaacaaaacaaaacaaaacaaaccacacacaaagaaaacaacaaatgttaTAAACTATTattagatgttttaaaaaattattttttaaaaagcattattgaAAGGGTGTACTGtgggccgggtgcgatggctcacgcctgtaatcccagcactttggggattaaggtgggcagatcacttgaggtcaggggttcaagaccagcttggccaacatggtaaaactcatctctactaaaaatcacaaaaattagctgggcatggtggtgtgcacctgtaatcctagctactcaggaggctgaggcaggagaatcacttgaatctggcgtgggggtagaggttgcagagagtcaagattgcaccactgcgtccctgcctggacaacagagcaagagtccatttcaaaaaacaaaaaaacaaaaagaagaagaaatagcgCACTGCATACCTGAAACAACTGAAGCAGAATGACCAATGCCAAGACATAATTCTAGTAAAGGtactgaactttaaaaaaaaaatggctttgggCATCCAAGTAAAAAGATCAAGTCacatatgaaggaaaaaaattagactATCATTAGGCATTGTCTCGGCAATGCTTCATGCCAGAAATAaaagggataatttttttttttttttcattaacgagtctttttattgtctttttttaaatcgAAGGTCCCTTAGTGGTCCTGCTTCCATGAGTAGCAGTGACCaggggaaaagggagaggaacCAGCCGGCACAGGGAGGGGTCATCTCCACAACATTCCATTTATACACAGAACTAAACAGACAAGCACAGAGTCACTATTGCGGTTAGAAGTTGGCAGCATGGGAAGGGGGAGGAACAAGTGGGGATTGGGgatgctgttaaaaaaaatacaggctcTCCCCAcaactgggaggcctcaggggaACTTGGTCTGCTTCAACCCAAGAGGAATCAGAAGATCAAAAGCAGTTTGGGAAGGCCAGAACCgtcagggatggagggaggaggaaaatcCAGGGGATGAGGGGTCTGTTTGGCAACTGGGGTGAAGGGATTGCCCTCCCCCTGCTGGGATCCCCCCAGCCCCTCCGGTCTGGCAGGAAGGGGGCAGCCTGCAACCCCCAAGGGCAGGTGTGGGGCTGCCAGATGTTCCAGGCAGGGGGCCAGAAGGGGCTCACAAAGGCTTGCCCTCCAGGGAGATGACAGCACTGCCCCCCAGCTTCTCTGCCAGGGTGCAGCGGTCCTTGACCTCCTTGTAGCAGTTTGCTTGCAATTCATGCTTGATTCCTGTCAGCTTCTTCTTGATGGCGTCCTTGGAGCTGGCATAGATCATTTTGCTCTTAAG from the Callithrix jacchus isolate 240 chromosome 14, calJac240_pri, whole genome shotgun sequence genome contains:
- the SLC30A6 gene encoding zinc transporter 6 isoform X11, with protein sequence MLSIRNKPFAYVSEAASTSWLQEHVADLSRSLCGIIPGLSSIFLPRMNPFVLIDLAGAFALCITYMLIEINNYFAVDTASAIAIALMTFGTMYPMSVYSGKVLLQTTPPHVIGQLDKLIREVSTLDGVLEVRNEHFWTLGFGSLAGSVHVRIRRDANEQMVLAHVTNRLYTLVSTLTVQIFKDDWIRPALLSVPVAANVLNFSDHHIIPMPLLKGTDDLNPVTSTPAKPSSPPPEFSFNTPGKNVNPVILLNTQTRPYGFGLNHGHTPYSSMLNQGLGVPGIGATQGLRTGFTNIPSRYGTNRIGQPRP
- the SLC30A6 gene encoding zinc transporter 6 isoform X13, yielding MNPFVLIDLAGAFALCITYMLIEINNYFAVDTASAIAIALMTFGTMYPMSVYSGKVLLQTTPPHVIGQLDKLIREVSTLDGVLEVRNEHFWTLGFGSLAGSVHVRIRRDANEQMVLAHVTNRLYTLVSTLTVQIFKDDWIRPALLSVPVAANVLNFSDHHIIPMPLLKGTDDLNPVTSTPAKPSSPPPEFSFNTPGKNVNPVILLNTQTRPYGFGLNHGHTPYSSMLNQGLGVPGIGATQGLRTGFTNIPSRYGTNRIGQPRP